A genomic window from Daphnia magna isolate NIES linkage group LG9, ASM2063170v1.1, whole genome shotgun sequence includes:
- the LOC116930967 gene encoding LOW QUALITY PROTEIN: transmembrane protein 181 (The sequence of the model RefSeq protein was modified relative to this genomic sequence to represent the inferred CDS: deleted 1 base in 1 codon), which yields MQMESDPDLSFSVWGSFGKARNQMSQFCDLCSDFSRFIAPAYHHDRCERSVQMRLYSMHKREFGLVFLAFFACFGMCVFVGLAGPPITSTTHQSVSQISGHPNGSDMATGPYYLATPMLTSYHQQFWVVAQIVTENKDDESFEKKFHVSIAMDGLMENEQVSKIVPSDHMHNRTRDLQCERRNCSEILILHMGYFDYSHYALTIRFYGLESIHNRYIIRDVIFYFRSYNPAFTRLEIWFRFVFLLSTFIATCWFFVSMKKYSVVNWSLEQKWMSVLMPLLILYNDPVFAMSFLIDSWFPGALDAIFQISFLSALLLFWLCVYHGLRQNDRRFITFYLPKVLLVGSIWLSMIVVAVWQEIEEVNDPTFSYKLDTDHFYGFKMFLIIASAVYLAYLVLLMIKAYSELRSMPFFDMRLKFLTLLVLFVLGISISVTFFRYGIGVLQDNFIAQLSTNYHNSSEFLALYGLLNFYIYTMAYVYSPTSNAVLEHSVMKDNPAFSMVNDSDEDVVYGSDDDGRKPLTINLTSKDDDSD from the exons ATGCAAATGGAATCAGATCCGGATTTGAGTTTTTCAGTTTGGGGATCTTTTGGCAAAGCTCGAAATCAAATGTCACAATTTTGTGATCTTTGCAGTGACTTTAGCCGATTCATCGCCCCAGCTTATCACCATGATCGATGTGAACG GTCCGTGCAAATGCGTTTGTATTCAATGCACAAGCGTGAATTTGGTTTAGTTTTCTTGGCTTTTTTTGCCTGTTTCGGCATGTGTGTTTTCGTTGGTCTGGCTG gtCCTCCTATAACATCCACCACCCACCAAAGTGTGTCCCAGATCAGTGGTCACCCTAATGGTAGTGATATGGCCACGGGACCTTATTATCTTGCCACTCCTATGCTGACGTCTTACCATCAACAGTTTTGGGTCGTTGCTCAAATTGTAACTGAAAATAAGGATG ATGAAAGCTTCGAAAAGAAATTTCACGTCAGCATTGCAATGGATGGACTTATGGAAAACGAACAAGTCAGCAAAATAGTTCCTAGCGATCACATGCACAACCG GACACGAGATTTACAATGTGAACGACGAAACTGTAGCGAAATCCTTATTCTGCACATGGGTTATTTTGATTACTCCCATTATGCCTTGACAATACGTTTTTATGGATTGGAGAGCATTCATAATCGATACATCATTAGAGATGTTATATTTTAC TTTCGTAGCTACAACCCGGCATTCACACGTTTAGAAATTTGGTTTCGGTTCGTCTTCTTATTAAGTACCTTCATTGCTACA tgctggttttttgtttccatgAAGAAATATTCCGTTGTCAACTGGTCCCTCGAACAAAAATGGATGTCAGTTTTAATGCCATTGCTAATCCTCTACAATG ATCCTGTGTTCGCGATGAGTTTTTTAATAGACTCTTGGTTTCCTGGAGCCCTAGACGCAATATTCCAGATAAGCTTCCTCAGTGCACTGCTCCTTTTTTGGCTGTGTGTTTACCACGGTCTCCGCCAAAATGATAGACGCTTTATCACGTTTTACCTGCCAAAAGTTCTTCTGGTCGGTTCCATCTGGCTTTCAATGATTGTAGTGGCTGTTTGGCAAGAAATCGAAGAAGTTAACGACCCGACTTTCAGTTACAAATTGGACACGGATCATTTTTAC GGATTTAAAATGTTCCTCATTATAGCTTCTGCTGTTTATTTAGCTTATTTGGTTCTTCTAATGATCAAAGCGTACAGTGAACTTCGATCGATGCCATTCTTTG ATATGcgattaaaatttttgacaCTGCTGGTACTCTTCGTGCTGGGCATTAGTATCTCAGTGACTTTTTTCCGCTATGGTATCGGTGTTCTTCAGGATAATTTTATAGCCCAACTCAGCACCAACTACCACAACTCTAGCGAATTCC TGGCTCTCTATGGTCTGCTTAACTTTTACATCTACACCATGGCC TACGTCTATTCTCCGACAAGCAACGCAGTTTTAG AGCACAGTGTCATGAAAGACAATCCGGCCTTCTCTATGGTAAACGATAGTGACGAAGATGTCGTCTATGGCTCGGATGATGACGGAAGGAAGCCTCTCACAATCAACCT
- the LOC116930944 gene encoding small subunit processome component 20 homolog, whose protein sequence is MVKTKPTKHKEENTFKFKTFAERLSSVNVDVIHRINLKRNAIPDETETFFYEALEKWADLNCTEGFTVFCRRLGRDIQSLGQLLLHEEKVISLLLEHIDKENQLFLEPILELVVAVAKDLQSDFYPKFPEFFLKLVGLLQVRDPEITEWTFTTLAYLYKNLWRLLVKDIDNVYGLLLPLLASTQPDHVQQFATESFAFIGRKVGDHTSFVELIFRKLRENAGDSQGVGQLLFQIVKGVKNQFHTSLEIFLPIYFQSISCIKENVSDDPVFNAVNLCFILMARHTSQLHCARVWNLLLEAIKSSNRPGILGLLLLFQLWVEFKEGELVTDSLTVSKTLASLLNEEGLDEEEQKSVSATVAALMQSAKVRLPIEQTSKLGQLAYTYHWKPDTVLDFTLQVSSHGFFESHVLPHYISYCHGLCKKDQGTRSLVLKNLASLISTKGSLPKSGYDMSNFKIYPLEFTFAMRKSSDAESVPDFVQSILESKVETMVNEDFQTYINAIVCLPNLRPIDSGKATRILTKIIKEVANIVEVNPEEPQTKRAKITCPVDYSERLGLVLSLAILGVRHFSSDLEKDVPWAMIRSAFLNDTMSTSIFYLRAADFYLTSLYEMDNQNTFSLEVFCQIYDVIGQNLGSPYHEVRLLTLHILSLFSPPMPAPPENVNPTPIFQTCLNAELIPAGVREQREKLVHLQNLEAERVIYSLPVGGHFAKAPLQYLLSQLYINFRPLWEPVLKLIESHAFSMESSKFWSVYLPFLESVRQCQAEEIRDPSAEMEYLNLTVAVERIDFTNTRSLAWSGLSRIGSVTEKEHSIIVPLFLNFWNTEYCVNDGNIAQTQNLNTDVKVESTKGERGNIIKLLSSYLSVLASFQQPQKMTREPEVTKILLRLLSHRFGDIQKQALDCLMAYGYPFLTPYKENLYRLLDDKSFRTEITSFSIDTLSSSIKLEHRAGLTSILIRILYGKMMFKAGSGSSGKDNIQFRQAVILRYIAGLADSEIDVFLDLAFQLFSDFTKTEGVDQHVVRMMREADPKLALPLKRIQGALVLMGTIFSKLGNIMKSTLPKLLHMLLNISAHVMGLLGKRNEVDPKHIGQLKNLRTIGWQRITQFFKKFERYPWTPEEIEAVFHVYIWPQLEMLSDQAYSGPTPMLRLFQVWSENSRYFVLFGKAHPDRPELAVLQPLLALLSSGKAVTSVCAFVMDIVDKLVTTADYGTIGEDDDDEKEEPIYIKPNFSVEWDWSKDAMLVDDVGSESRVNYGSTLLIPHLSSVLTYLRKFITHGLNGRDLNVLMRVSEYVKEAQLSTELARMIIPAIKVAVFRNRKSSNLEEKLIHYLSTLANLVQSAVSPHEFISPLATLFGTIEGRNVRQGLCRVLEVICEQDPSQGPLGQLVSSMNKWDPQRLEEPDYTHRLQTHKEINLTLESGTPSFEWTALALYNSFNFVRTENDSSLRDNASLTLQIMTAAFNRLKYGKTMLNEHFIPQLRLLVRSSIETVRHEGISILSKAVSNCSAMNASLNSLRKLRKEGDVEVDFFENCRHLQTHRRSRALLRLTGVLKADKTSINGETITQYLLPLATCYLFNEEYAKHNHLIDAALESLQAIARCLSWHNYEKLLRFYLSNMTRQVEYQKQAVKAVVAILNAFHFDLKNSKFKSYYAAKAIAAKTAETKADVPIVPDIQETLEESSIAAPAEDSATPAADLEITDQQETNTELPEMAPEEEEIPLLDGTMATKIHSVIAQQLLPELNAILTARTNRDKQHKAVKDHYPEDEEILRVPIALALVNLLKNLPPGTLERSLPGMFSKVCTFLKSRCNSVRETARNTLIEMVISLGPEHLSALMEAANPLLQRGYQVHVYIFTMHALLAKLGEIGQLKHGSLDGVVYPLVELCKKELYGDTADEKEVEKIVNKLKEAKGIKAFNTLQIVAKHVSQSYLLRLVVPFKDILASTKSFKMTRKVEECLHNVALGLAANSGLSIAPLLIFVHGVISLSIPELRIPVPRVQEDPNVTASGRPLRTDSLILAPVPKRKVAAAALPSVTGASKSAYIINSHIVVEFGLLIFSLILKREKCHENASTSVIPMLDPILPIIYNNLTDPHSKLVALSLRCICTLLRVPLPSITEYATKISTAVFSLLHKYSGSTAGENLEMVQTAFKAISILVRHVTNHAIDTEQLRVLLVYSEQALFDPKQQSIAFGVLKAIVKRKLTLEELPGVMMRVAELSIKAEAVPVRVQSRKVVLQYMVDYPLGKKLLRYVQFFLKQLDYDKESGRLSAIEFLVSLFNTFPKNFLSQQSTLFLVTMSPYLINETSASCVKAMAAAIRILIERLNTPTATTLFEMCLTWLRRKQYLAQTLGCSALRNFRSS, encoded by the exons ATGGTGAAAACTAAGCCAACCAAACACAAGGAAGAAAATACTTTTAAG TTCAAAACTTTTGCTGAGCGGCTTTCTTCTGTGAATGTTGATGTCATCCATCGAATTAACCTCAAAAGGAATGCCATTCCAGATGAGACTGAGACATTCTTCTATGAGGCATTGGAGAAATGGGCTGATCTAAACTGTACTGAAGGCTTTACTGTCTTCTGTAGGAGACTTGGGAGAGACATCCAAAGCTTGGGACAATTGCTTCTACATGAAGAAAAAGTTATAAGCTTACTTTTGGAGCACATtgacaaagaaaatcaattatttttgGAACCCATATTAGA actGGTAGTTGCCGTTGCAAAAGATCTGCAATCTGATTTTTACCCAAAGTTCCCAGAATTTTTCCTTAAGTTAGTTGGTCTCCTTCAAGTAAGAGACCCTGAAATTACTGAATGGACTTTCACAACCTTAGCTTATTTATACAAAAATTTATGGCGACTTTTGGTTAAAGATATTGACAATGTGTATGGACTTCTTCTTCCCCTCCTGGCATCCACTCAACCAGATCATGTTCAACAATTTGCCACAGAAAGCTTTGCCTTTATTGGGCGAAAAGTTGGAGACCACACTAGTTTTGTAGAATTGATTTTCAGAAAGCTAAGGGAAAATGCAGGTGACAGTCAGGGTGTGGGTCAGCTTTTGTTCCAAATTGTCAAGGGTGTCAAGAATCAGTTTCACACTTCACTGGAAATTTTCCTACCCATCTACTTCCAATCTATCAGCTGcattaaagaaaatgtttctgATGATCCAGTCTTCAATGCTGTCAATCTTTGCTTTATCCTGATGGCAAGGCACACTTCCCAGTTACATTGCGCCAGAGTCTGGAATCTTCTGCTG gAAGCAATTAAGTCATCAAACAGACCAGGAATTTTAGGATTGCTACTTCTATTTCAACTGTGGGTAGAATTCAAGGAGGGTGAACTTGTCACGGACTCGCTTACTGTATCAAAAACACTCGCTTCTCTCTTGAATGAAGAAGGCTTAGACGAGGAAGAGCAAAAAAGTGTGTCGGCGACGGTTGCAGCTCTCATGCAATCGGCCAAAGTCAGATTGCCGATTGAACAAACATCGAAACTTGGGCAGTTGGCCTATACATACCACTGGAAACCTGATACTGTCCTTGATTTTACTCTACAAGTTTCTTCTCACGGATTTTTTGAATCCCATGTACTTCCACATTACATTTCGTATTGTCATGGCCTTTGCAAGAAAGATCAGGGCACACGTTCTCTCGTGTTGAAAAATCTGGCAAGTCTCATCTCCACCAAAGGTTCGCTTCCTAAAAGTGGATATGATATGAGCAACTTCAAAATCTATCCCCTCGAATTCACCTTCGCAATGAGAAAATCGTCGGACGCGGAAAGTGTGCCTGATTTCGTCCAGTCAATTTTAGAGAGCAAAGTGGAAACGATGGTGAATGAAGATTTTCAAACTTATATAAATGCGATTGTTTGTCTGCCTAATCTTCGACCCATCGATTCCGGGAAAGCTACAAGAATCCTAACGAAAATAATCAAAGAGGTTGCGAATATAGTTGAAGTAAATCCTGAAGAACCTCAAACAAAACGGGCCAAAATTACCTGCCCAGTGGATTATTCCGAAAGACTTGGACTGGTATTGAGTCTTGCCATTCTAGGTGTTCGACATTTTTCGTCAGATCTAGAAAAAGATGTCCCCTGGGCAATGATCAGATCGGCCTTCCTCAATGATACCATGTCCACTAGCATATTTTATCTACGTGCAGCAGATTTTTATCTGACAAGTCTTTACGAAATGGATAATCAAAACACGTTCTCATTGGAAGTATTCTGTCAGATCTATGATGTCATTGGACAAAATCTTGGATCTCCCTATCACGag GTTAGATTACTGACACTTCACATATTGTCACTCTTTTCGCCGCCCATGCCAGCACCACCAGAAAATGTGAATCCAACGCCGATTTTCCAAACTTGTCTGAATGCGGAGCTGATTCCGGCGGGCGTCCGTGAGCAAAGAGAGAAACTTGTACATCTGCAAAATCTAGAGGCTGAACGTGTAATTTACAGTCTTCCCGTTGGTGGGCACTTCGCAAAAGCTCCCTTGCAATATTTGCTAAGTCAACTTTACATCAACTTCCGACCATTGTGGGAACCAGTTCTCAAGCTCATCGAGTCGCATGCTTTCAGTATGGAATCATCCAAGTTTTGGTCAGTATACCTGCCTTTTTTGGAAAGCGTTCGTCAATGCCAAGCAGAAGAAATTCGTGATCCCTCGGCAGAAATGGAATATTTGAACCTAACAGTCGCTGTTGAGCGGATTGATTTTACCAACACTCGATCTCTAGCATGGTCTGGCCTCTCAAGAATAGGAAGCGTGACTGAAAAAGAGCACAGCATCATCGTCCCTTTGTTTCTAAATTTTTGGAATACTGAATATTGTGTCAATGACGGGAACATCGCACAAACGCAAAACCTTAACACTGATGTCAAGGTGGAATcaacaaagggagaaagaGGAAACATAATCAAGCTGTTGTCTTCATATCTCTCGGTTTTGGCGTCTTTTCAGCAACCCCAAAAAATGACCCGTGAGCCCGAAGTGACCAAAATTTTGCTCCGTCTCCTTTCCCATCGTTTCGGTGACATCCAAAAACAAGCTCTCGATTGCTTGATGGCATACGGATATCCGTTCTTAACGCCCTACAAAGAAAACTTATATCGCCTACTTGATGACAAGTCATTTCGTACTGAAATCACATCGTTTTCAATCGATACTCTCAGCTCGTCCATCAAACTGGAACATCGAGCGGGTTTGACATCTATTCTCATCAGGATACTGTATGGTAAAATGATGTTCAAGGCGGGGTCTGGATCGTCTGGTAAAGATAATATCCAGTTTCGTCAAGCTGTCATTCTTCGCTACATTGCTGGTCTTGCCGATTCTGAAATCGATGTCTTTCTCGATTTGGCGTTTCAACTATTTAGCGATTTTACGAAAACCGAAGGTGTCGATCAGCATGTAGTGCGAATGATGCGGGAAGCTGACCCGAAACTTGCGCTACCTCTCAAGCGAATCCAAGGAGCGTTGGTCCTTATGGGTACCATTTTCTCCAAACTTGGAAATATTATGAAATCTACATTGCCGAAACTGCTACATATGCTCTTGAATATCAGTGCCCATGTTATGGGTTTGCTCGGCAAACGAAATGAAGTAGATCCGAAACACATTGGCCAGTTAAAGAACTTGCGAACAATTGGCTGGCAACGAATCACACAGTTCTTTAAAAAGTTCGAGCGTTATCCATGGACACCAGAGGAAATTGAAGCAGTCTTTCACGTATACATTTGGCCTCAGCTTGAAATGCTGTCCGATCAAGCTTATTCCGGTCCTACTCCAATGCTTCGTTTATTTCAAGTGTGGTCTGAAAATTCGAG GTACTTCGTCTTGTTTGGCAAAGCTCACCCAGATCGCCCAGAGCTTGCCGTGTTGCAACCATTGCTGGCTTTACTTTCCAGTGGAAAAGCAGTGACTTCCGTTTGCGCGTTTGTCATGGACATAGTCGACAAATTGGTCACAACAGCAGACTATGGTACGATTGGTGAGGATGACgacgatgaaaaagaagagccTATTTATATAAAGCCTAACTTTTCGGTCGAGTGGGACTGGTCGAAGGATGCGATGCTGGTAGATGATGTTGGCAGCGAAAGCAGAGTCAATTATGGATCGACACTTCTTATCCCGCATTTGTCATCTGTTCTCACCTATTTACGCAAGTTTATCACGCACGGATTGAATGGAAGAGACTTGAATGTCCTAATGCGTGTATCCGAATACGTCAAAGAAGCACAATTGAGCACTGAACTAGCTCGCATGATTATTCCAGCAATCAAAGTAGCCGTTTTTCGTAACCGTAAAAGTTCAAATCTCGAAGAGAAACTTATTCATTACCTCAGCACTTTGGCTAATTTAGTACAAAGTGCCGTCAGTCCACATGAGTTTATTAG TCCATTAGCTACGCTTTTTGGTACCATCGAAGGAAGAAATGTTCGACAGGGTTTGTGTAGAGTCTTGGAAGTGATTTGTGAACAAGATCCTTCTCAAGGGCCTCTCGGCCAACTGGTGTCTTCGATGAACAAATGGGACCCTCAACGTCTCGAAGAACCCGACTACACTCATCGTCTGCAAACACATAAAGAAATCAACCTTACACTCGAATCTGGTACTCCCTCATTCGAGTGGACCGCCCTGGCATTGTATAATTCGTTCAACTTTGTGAGAACG GAAAATGATTCTTCTTTAAGAGACAATGCTTCACTGACTCTCCAAATTATGACCGCTGCCTTCAACCGTTTGAAGTATGGCAAGACGATGCTGAATGAGCATTTTATCCCGCAATTACGATTACTGGTCCGCTCTTCCATTGAAACAGTGAGACACGAGGGAATCTCAATCCTTAGCAAGGCCGTGTCCAATTGCAGCGCAATGAATGCGTCCCTCAATAGCCTACGAAAACTTAGAAAAGAGGGAGATGTTGAGGTAGACTTTTTCGAAAACTGTCGGCACTTGCAAACACATCGACGCTCACGTGCCTTACTCAG ATTAACCGGTGTTCTAAAAGCAGACAAGACCTCCATCAATGGCGAAACAATCACTCAATATCTTTTACCGTTGGCAACGTGTTATTTGTTCAATGAAGAATATGCCAAACATAACCACTTGATAGATGCCGCACTTGAAAGTCTACAGGCCATCGCTCGTTGCCTTTCTTGGCACAATTACGAGAAACTTCTTCGCTTCTATTTGTCCAACATGACTCGTCAAGTTGAATACCAGAAACAGGCTGTCAAAGCTGTAGTTGCTATTTTGAACGCATTTCACTTTGATCTGAAAAATTCCAAGTTTAAATCCTACTATGCCGCAAAAGCAATAGCTGCTAAAACAGCTGAGACGAAAGCTGACGTACCTATTGTCCCCGACATCCAAGAAACCTTGGAAGAGTCGTCTATTGCTGCTCCTGCTGAAGATTCTGCAACGCCTGCTGCTGATCTTGAGATCACTGATCAACAAGAAACTAACACTGAACTTCCGGAAATGGCacctgaagaagaagaaatacctTTACTCGATGGCACTATGGCAACAAAAATTCATTCGGTGATTGCGCAGCAACTACTTCCTGAACTTAACGCCATTCTCACGGCACGCACCAATCGAGACAAGCAACACAAAGCGGTAAAGGATCATTACCCTGAAGATGAAGAAATCTTGCGTGTTCCCATTGCATTGGCACTGGTTAATCTCCTTAAGAATCTTCCACCAGGAACCCTGGAGCGTAGTTTACCAGG AATGTTTTCAAAAGTCTGCACATTCCTTAAATCACGCTGTAACAGCGTACGGGAAACGGCCCGTAATACGTTGATTGAGATGGTGATTTCCCTTGGTCCCGAGCACCTGAGTGCGCTTATGGAAGCTGCGAATCCTCTTCTTCAACGGGGATATCAAGTTCACGTTTATATCTTCACGATGCATGCGTTACTGGCCAAGTTGGGCGAAATAGGCCAATTGAAACATGGGTCACTGGATGGTGTTGTTTATCCCCTTGTTGAG CTTTGTAAAAAAGAACTCTACGGGGACACTGCAGATGAAAAGGAAGTTGAAAAGATCGTTAACAAACTGAAAGAAGCCAAAGGAATAAAAGCTTTTAATACGCTGCAGATCGTCGCAAAACATGTTTCTCAGTCGTATCTTCTCCGATTGGTAGTGCCTTTCAAAGAT ATCTTAGCTTCGACAAAATCCTTCAAGATGACTCGAAAAGTTGAGGAATGCCTCCACAATGTCGCATTGGGACTCGCTGCTAATTCTGGCCTGTCAATCGCACCGTTGTTAATTTTCGTACACGGTGTGATTTCTTTATCTATACCCGAATTACGAATACCGGTTCCACGTGTCCAAGAGGATCCAAATGTGACTGCTTCTGGCCGGCCCTTGAGAACAGACTCTTTAATACTTGCACCTGTTCCCAAGAGAAAGGTGGCTGCCGCCGCCCTGCCATCCGTTACTGGAGCGTCCAAATCGGCCTATATCATCAATAGTCACATAGTGGTTGAATTCGGTCTCCTCATCTTCAGCCTTATTTTAAAGCGTGAAAAATGTCACGAAAATGCTAGTACTAGTGTGATACCGATGCTCGATCCTATTTTACCAATAATTTATAATAACTTAACCGATCCTCATTCCAAG TTGGTAGCTTTATCGTTGAGATGTATCTGCACATTACTTCGGGTCCCGCTCCCCAGCATAACGGAGTATGCAACTAAGATATCTACAGCAGTTTTCTCCCTTCTACACAAGTACTCTGGTAGTACTGCCGGAGAAAATTTGGAGATGGTGCAAACTGCTTTCAAG GCCATCTCCATATTGGTCCGCCATGTGACAAACCACGCTATAGATACGGAGCAGCTGCGGGTCTTGCTAGTGTATTCCGAACAGGCGCTGTTCGATCCAAAGCAGCAATCAATTGCGTTCGGTGTTTTGAAGGCCATAGTGAAGAGAAAACTAACGCTAGAGGAACTGCCCGGTGTGATGATGCGAGTTGCCGAGCTCAGCATAAAAGCAGAAGCCGTTCCCGTTCGTGTACAAAGTCGAAAA gtTGTTTTGCAGTATATGGTAGACTATCCATTAGGTAAAAAATTGTTGCGCTATGTGCAGTTTTTCCTGAAACAACTGGACTACGACAAAGAATCCGGGAGACTGTCTGCGATTGAGTTTCTTGTCTCCCTTTTCAATACCTTTCCGAAAAATTTCCTCAGCCAGCAGAGTACCTTATTTTTGGTGACAATGAGTCCATACTTGATTAACGAAACCTCGGCTAGTTGTGTGAAAGCTATGGCTGCTGCGATTCGAATTCTGATTGAGAGGCTTAACACTCCAACGGCCACGACACTTTTTGAG ATGTGCCTTACTTGGCTAAGGAGGAAACAATACCTCGCACAAACGCTTGGCTGTTCAGCTTTGCGGAATTTTCGTAGCAGCTGA